A genomic region of Arachis hypogaea cultivar Tifrunner chromosome 5, arahy.Tifrunner.gnm2.J5K5, whole genome shotgun sequence contains the following coding sequences:
- the LOC112803740 gene encoding uncharacterized mitochondrial protein AtMg00810-like yields the protein MVFALKDLGEMSYFLGIETVKFNDNDILLCQTKYIKDLLTKARMCDANAVPTPMVSNLKLSAHGEDLHHNPTLYRSIVGGLQYATITRPKITFVVNKVSQFMHTPLESHWKAVKRILRYLAGTIDYGLRFQRTNECRIYGFSDSDWGSDIDDRKSTSEFCVFLGPNLVSWSRRKQNAVSRSSRETEYRGLAAGLTEILWF from the coding sequence ATGGTGTTTGCACTCAAGGATTTGGGAGAAATGAGCTACTTCCTGGGCATTGAAACTGTGAAATTCAATGATAATGACATACTCCTATGCCAAACCAAGTACATCAAGGACCTCCTTACCAAAGCGAGAATGTGCGATGCCAATGCCGTACCAACACCCATGGTTTCCAATCTCAAGCTATCAGCTCATGGTGAGGATCTTCACCACAACCCAACGCTGTACAGATCCATAGTCGGTGGCCTCCAATATGCCACAATCACCAGACCCAAAATCACTTTTGTCGTGAACAAAGTCTCTCAGTTTATGCACACCCCTTTGGAAAGCCACTGGAAAGCAGTTAAGCGTATCCTACGATACCTGGCAGGAACAATAGACTATGGCCTAAGGTTTCAAAGAACTAATGAATGTCGAATCTATGGCTTCAGTGATTCAGATTGGGGCAGTGACATTGATGACAGAAAATCTACCAGTGAATTTTGTGTCTTCCTAGGTCCAAACCTAGTCTCATGGTCAAGAAGAAAACAAAATGCAGTCTCAAGAAGCTCCAGAGAGACAGAGTATCGAGGGCTGGCTGCAGGCTTGACTGAAATTCTCTGGTTCTAA